A section of the Archocentrus centrarchus isolate MPI-CPG fArcCen1 chromosome 20, fArcCen1, whole genome shotgun sequence genome encodes:
- the dtx3la gene encoding E3 ubiquitin-protein ligase DTX3L1 — MGSNQSSDKLHCNRYLNGQGPPSLVQQATEEVNGKFRELSGCQPDGQMTYAVLHKGLPGFPDDSTLELNFSFPDGKQTEKHPHPGQHYAGRQLNAYLPDNHEGRKVLILVEKAFNQGLLFRIATNKDGEDVITTASIPLKTQPEGGTTVDGYPDSDYLKTVRKLLKDNGIK, encoded by the exons ATGGGCTCTAACCAGAGTAGCGATAAGCTTCATTGTAATCGCTATCTTAATGGACAGGGTCCTCCATCACTGGTCCAGCAAG CTACTGAAGAGGTAAATGGGAAGTTCCGAGAACTGAGTGGCTGCCAACCAGATGGCCAAATGACCTATGCAGTTCTCCACAAAGGCCTGCCTGGATTTCCTGATGACAGCACCCTAGAGCTCAACTTCTCATTCCCTGATGGAAAACAGACA GAAAAGCACCCTCACCCAGGCCAACATTATGCAGGGAGACAGCTCAATGCTTACCTGCCTGACAACCATGAGGGCAGGAAGGTTCTCATTCTGGTGGAGAAAGCCTTCAACCAGGGGCTCCTGTTTAGAATAGCCACAAATAAAGATGGTGAGGATGTGATCACGACAGCTTCAATTCCTCTAAAAACGCAGCCGGAAGGAGGAACCACAGT TGATGGCTACCCAGACTCTGACTACCTGAAGACTGTTAGAAAACTACTGAAGGATAATGGcattaaataa